The genomic segment TTAAGATAATTATGTCGTCATTGAACTGAAATTTATTCTTAATATTTTGTACAAGCCGCGTTATTACATAGCTTATTACGCATAAAAAGAGCCACTCATTTGAGTGGCTCTTTTGTTTAACACTGACTGTTAAATGAAACGTTCTAGTTAGTCAGCTTGCATGCACTGACTCACTTTACCGTCATTAACGTTCAAATACATGGAACTTATCAATACCAAATGATTTACCTTCGGCGTGACACGTTGCACAAGACTCTTGTGGAACAGCTTCATACCATACTGGTACTTCATCAACTTTCGCATTAATTTCACCACCATTTTGCTCCATGTGGTTCAATGCTGAAGCTGAATCATGACAAGCATAACAATTGGCAGTGATTGGGCTTGCCATGTTATTAGTATCAGGGTTGCCTTCTTCAGTTATTGCTAAGGTTTTAGCTAGCATGTATTGATTAGGTATTGCATATAAATCAATACCTTCAGCATGACAAGACACACAGTTTATCGCATTTAATTCAGCAGATGAATTATACAAGTAGCCACTGTCATCAGATCCAACAATAGTTTGCGAAGCACCCCAGTGCATTGCATGAACCATTGGCCCAAATCCAGGTCCACTTGTTGCTTGCCAACCTTCTCCACCATATGCAGCATTGAAAATGTAACCCGCATTGATTCTTTCTTGCTCGCTAGCAAACTCAGAACCTTCAAGACTGATATGTCGAGAGCTCATTCTGTTTTGACCATTGTTATGACAAGCAACACAATCGTAACCGCCTTCACTGTAACCACCATTCTTATGGTAATTGGTCTCTTCATTATGACAAGCGCTACAGCTATCACTTGTTACTGCATGGCGACGATCATAATCAGTCACTTTTCCATCTGCGATAGCAAACACTGGTGAGTAACTGGTAAATGTTACACCGTCATATGAAGGATCATCACCGTGAGCAAATGTGACACGAGAGCTCGCCATAATTTGTGGTGCATTGATACCAAAATTTGATGCGGCATAACACATGGTTTTAGTACCATCACCTTTATAGCTGGTTGCATAAGAGTTGGTTTCACGGCCAATAATAGATTTATTGTTATAACCATGCATGTAACCGCCTGTATAGCTTAACGTTCCGTCAGCAGAAAGCGTTTCGATATCTAGCATACTCTCGCCTTGGTAAAGGCTGAGATCGGTACAATAGGTAACACCAGAATCCGGTGTGTAAATATCTGAAAGCATTGTAGAGTGCTGACTTCTAGAGTCTTGTCTTGCTGCCAAACCTACATTTTCAGATTTTGCGTGGAATTCACGGGCATCAAAGTCATTCATCGCCATCACAATGCCGCTAGCAGCACTATCTGATGAGTGACAATCACTACAACCATTTCCTGCAATACTGGTATTAATTACTGGCTCAGCATGACAGGTATAACAGTTAGTAACTGCAAAATCTTTTTCAAACTTTTGATGATTAATGTGACCGATTTTCTGTAATGTGTTGGTGGCATATCCGCCATTTTCTTCAGCGCGAGACACATTGTTATGACACACTAAACAGCCTGCAACGAAATCGACCTCGCCTTCAACATTAATTGCTGTGTAGCTAGGATGCTTCATGCTAGAAGTGCCATAGTCCACGTGACAGCTATAACAGGTTTCTGTCGTGCTGGTGTGGATCATCTCAGGTTTATCCACCACCATAGGCTGTGAACGAGCGATTTCTGTTTCGCTATCTCCGCCTACACGTAACCAAACGATACCCTCTGAGGCTGCCGTCACAGCTGGCATAGCAGCAATAAACTCATAATGCCCATCACCGATAGCTGTTAATGATGACCCTTCTTTAGTGGAATCTGTATAGCCACCGACATTGCCATCACGATTTAACACCACACCACGGTCGGTTTTTTCAGCAAATTTAGCTTCTGCTTTACCTAAACCATTGACTAAAACGCCATCTTCGTTCGTCACTTCAAATTCGTAGCGAACTTGGCCTTCCTCAATCGCATGCGAAATCATAGTGATATGGGTAATATCAGCGGATTCTGTTACTGGTGGATTAGGTCCTGGACCTGGTTCACCTGGTGCGCCATCTGCACCGTCTTTTCCATCATCAGCACAACCAGCAATCCCCATCGCTGCTGCAACAACGAAGGCTAATCTGCGTTTCGTTAAATGTTTCATCATCACTCCGAATAGTTTAATTACTACTTTTTAGGTAAACACCTGATTGGCATAGTAGGGACTAACCGCTTTATCTGGAGTGATTAAGCTCACGAAAATTTATTGATTAAACAGCAGAAAACAGCCTTTGTGATTAAATTATGAATGAAATCAGAATCAACTTATCTGTAATTTGATTACTGGAAATACAAGAACAATATAACTCTCTAAAAATTATACACTTGTATCAAAAAGAAACTAAAAAATGTAATAAACAACGAGTGTAAATAGCAATAAAAACATAAGCATTATTACCCTTAAATACTAAATTAACCTCGTTTTTTGACCCGTTAACCAATAAAAAAGCCACTATATAAAATAGTGGCTTTTTTCAACTTATGACAATTATCTTAGCAGGGATAAAATTGTCGTTAAGTTACTCTTAGCGTTCAAAGTTATGGAACTTATCAATACCGAATGACTTACCAGTATCATGACATGTTGCACAAGACTCTGAAGTACCTTCAGTGAACCATTCTGTCGTTGATGGTACATTCAACTCACCACCATTTTGCTCCATGTGGCTTAACGCTGAATCAGAGTTATGACATGCAAAACAGTTTGCAGTGATAGGGCTCGTCATTACACCAGCATTACCTTCATTATACGCTTTAGAAAGCATGTATTGGTTAGGTACATCAGCTAGGCTTACACCATCAGCATGGCAAGAGACACAGTTATCGGCATTCAAGCTTGCTGCTGAGTTCGCTTCAGGCGCTTTATCACCTAACTCGTTACCCACACCCCAGTGCATGCTGTGAACCATTGGGCCGAAACCAGGGCCAGACAATGCGCCTTTACGATCTTGACCATTGTTATGACAAGCAACACAATCTAAACCGCCGTCACCGTAGCTACCGCTCTTATGGTAGTTAGTGTCGTTGTTGTGACAAGTCGTACAGCTGTTTTCATCGATAGTATGACGACGACCCCAATCTTGTACTTTTTCAAAGTTGATTGGGTCAACTACATCACTGTATCCAGTGAAAGACACACCGTATTCATTATCGCTATCAATCCAATTGGTATCAGCAATCGTAATACGTGAGCTGGCAGACAAGTTAGCAAGTTCATAACCCGCAGTTAGCTCGCCGTAACATACTGAACGTGAGCCATCAGCATTTTCAATGTAGCCTTCTGAACCATGACCAATAACACGTGCAACAATAGAATCATTGTAGTAGTTATTAATGTAAGCACCACCATAAACAACTTCATGAGCTTCATACATTTCACCAATGTTCAACTGTACTGGTGTTTCGCCAGAATTATCAAACAATGCGATATCAACACAGTAACCTGATGTCCAAGCAACATCTTTGTGATCAATCCACTCATCCATTGTAGGATTATAGTATGGCGCACTAGTTGTAGTGTAATGATTTGCACGAATTTCTTTACGCTCTTCTAAACCAATTTTAGAAGATTGGAAATGGAACTCACGAGCATCAAAATCATCGGCTAATACAGTGGCAGCACCTGAACCATCAGATGTATGACAATCTGAACAACCATTACCAGCAATACTGGTATTCATCACAGGCTCTGCGTGACAGGTGTAACAGTTAGTTGGGGTAAAATCTTTTTCAAATTTTTGGTGATTAATATGACCAAGCTGCTGCATAGTCGCTTTAGCATATCCACCAGTATCAAGTGAGGTACCATCTTCAGCAACATCACGTGGAACATTATTGTGGCACACCATACAGCCACCAACAAAATCAACTTCGCCGTCGATGTTTTGAGCAACATAATGACTATGACGAATATCTGAAGTGGCGTAATCAACGTGACATGAATAACAAGTTTCAGTTGTTGAGGTGTGGGTCATTTCTGGCTTATCAATAATGATATACGGTGAATCAGCAATATCGCCACCGCCCACTTGTAAGCGAATTAATCCTTCTGTATCCGCTTGTACAGCTGCCATTGGAGCAACGAGTTTATATTGCCCGCTGTCAACTTCTGTAATAGTTGCACCTTCAGTAGCATTATCGCCACCAAACGTTGCACTACCACCGACACTACCATCACGACTACGTTGAATACCACGATCTGTCTTAGCAGCTAAGTAAATACCTGCATTTTCAAGACCCGTAATCGCAACGCCATCTTCATCAGTTAAGTTAAACTCTACTGTCACTTGGCCTTCTTCAACCATATGAGCAATATACTCAACATTGGTTACTGTAGACACTTCAGTGACTGGTGGAGTAGCGGGTTCACCCGGTGCACCATCTTCGCCATCAGCACCATCTTTACCGTCATCAGCACAACCTGCAATCCCCATTGCAGCCGCGACAACGAAAGCTAATCTTCTTTTCGTTAAATGCTTCATCATCATCTCCTATTGCCCATTACCACTTTGTAGGTACAGGTCTATTTTTATACTAGGCATTTCTTGCTCACTAAATAGTGACAATGATCACGACTGAATTAACACGAAGCTGATTAACACTTTTTAATGTTCAAAGTTTGACTCAGATCTAAATAACTACATCCTTATATAAATAACAACAACGGCAACAGCAAGCTAAACCATTGTTTTAAAAGGGTTTACAACTAATTAAATAATTTAACAAATAAATTAAACCTTATTATTCAGTAACTTAATCTTCATTTATAGTAAGTAAAAACCTATTTACTCTATAACTGAAATTACAATTAAGTTTAAATTAAGTTAATTTTAAGATTTAAAACTAAGCTCAAAAAATCAGTCAATGACATTATGTTGCTTTAGCAAGCACCGAAGAAGAATAGAATATGAAATTCAAACCTGCCAATTGACAGATGAAATAGAAAGGCAAAAATGAAAAAAAGCCACTATTTCTAGTGGCTTTTAATTATTTATGATTGCGATATTGAGCTTTGCAGGGCCAGTTAATATCGCAAGCTATAAAATGTCAGTGATTAACGCTCAAAGTTATGGAACTTATCGATACCCATTGACTTGCCAGCATCGTGACATGTTGCACAAGACTCAGAAGTACCATTTGTGTACCAATTAGTACCAGCTTCAACGTTCAGCTCACCACCATTTTGCTCCATATGGTTAAGCGCTTGCTCACCATTATGACATGCGTAACAGTTTGCAGTAATTGGGCTAGTCATAACGCCTGAATCGCCACCGTTATAAGCTTTTGAAAGCATATATTGGTTAGGGATAGCGTAAAGTTCGATACCATCAGCATGACAAGAAACACAGTTTGCAGCGTCTAGATTTCTTGCTGCTGCATTTTCACCGTCTTCACCAGCTTGGCTACCTACGCCCCAGTGCATGCTGTGAACCATTGGGCCGAAACCAGGTGCAGAGTTACCAGCACTACGATCTTGACCGTTGTTATGACAAGCAACACAATCTAAGCCGCCTTCAGCGTAGCTACCATTTTTGTGGTAGTTAGTTTCGTTGTTATGACAAGTCGTACAGCTGTCAGTTGTCACGGCATGACGACGATCGTAATCAGTCACATTGTTCAGATCAGCTAAGTCAGCTACTGGCGAGTAACTTGTAAGTGAAACACCATATTTACCGTCATCATCAATCCAGTTGCCACCTTTAAAGGTAACACGAGCACTTGCCATGATTTGTGGTGTATTCAAGTCTAACTTAGCGTGACAGAAGGTTTTAGTCCCGTCGCCTTTATAAGACTCTTCGTAGTTACGAGACTCACGACCCACTAATGATTCATTATGGTAACCGTGAAGGTAAGTACTTGCGTAGCTTAATGTACCGTCATTATATAGCGCTTCGATATCCAGTACTTCTTCACCTTTAAATAAGGTTAAATCAGTACAGTATTCACCTAAGTCATTCATGTATACAGCAGATAAAGTCGTGCTGTGCTCTTCACGAATAGTTTGACGCTCTGTAATGCCAATTTTTTCAGACTTAACGTGGAATTCACGTGCATCAAAGTCACTGTTTGCAGCTAATAAAGCCATGTTGTCAGACATATCAGTTGTATGACAATCGCTACAACCGTTACCCGCGATGCTTGTGTTAATCACAGGCTCAGCGTGACAGGTATAACAGTTAGTTGCAGTGAAATCTTTTTCAAAGCCATTGTGATTAATATGACCAAGCTTTTGCATGCTGTTGCGTGCGTAACCGCCATCATCACGAACCACGTTGTTGTGACAAACTAAACAACCTGCGACTAAATCAGTTTCGCCTTCTGTATCGATTGCTGTGTAGCTTGAATGCTTAACGTCTGATGCATGGAAATAAACGTGACAAGACTGACATGTTTCTGTCGTAGTTGTGTGCACGTTTTCAGGCTTGCTAACTACGATGTAGCGAGACTTAGCAATTAAGTCACCACCACCCACAGCTAAACGAACTATACCTTCAGTACCCGCTGTAACATTTGGCATAGGCGCTACAAATTCGTAGTTACCATTTTCCAGTACAGTTAAGCTAGCACCAGCAGTTGACTCGCTTGCACTACCACCAACGATAGTTCCTTCGAAATCATCACGACTACGAGCAATACCTTTATCAGTCATAGCGGCTAATTCTGCGTTCGCTTTTTCTAAGCCAACAATTAGCATGTCTTTTTCGTTTGTGATTTGGAATTCAAAAGTTACTTTGCCATCACCAATTTCATGGTGAATAACGTCGACATTAGTAATCTCTGAGGTTTCTGCTGATGGTGGTGGTGGCGTTACGCCATCTTCGCCATCTTTTCCATCGCTACCACAGCCTGCAATCCCCATTGCTGCTGCGATAACGAATGCTAGTTTGCGTTTCGTTAAATGTTTCATCATCACTCCAATTTCTTATACCACCATTGAGGTAGCTCGGAATCATGTTAGGTATTAACCCAAACTTTATGAGTGATTCATGTCACGTAAGATCTGAACTTTAACAATTTCAATATTCTTTAAATTAAAACCTTGAGCCAGATCTAGTTTAGCTAGAGCTGATATTAACAATTAAAAATCATTCCTCAACCTGCTCGTTATTTACACGCAAACTACGTAACAAGCTGTATCAATCAAGGCGTTAGACTTAAGGTTCAGTTAATAAAAAAGGCCCTGAGGGCCTTTTTTATTGCTAAAGTAAAACAAATAACTTACGAACAGCAGTCTCGTCGCAAGCTTTTTTTCGGTAACTTATCATAAATAACTTTTGCCATTAACAAGGCCAATACAATCCCAGATCCCGTAGTAACAAAATGAGGTAATAACTCATGTTCTTCGCCAATTTGCGGCATGACAACAAAACCAAAGTGCTCCACAAGATAATTGACTAAGACACCAAAACTTAACGCTACGCCCAACACCCCGCCTAAATAGCCAAATAATGCGCGCTTACCTAGCTCTTTGGTGACAACACCTAAAGTGGCAATA from the Shewanella japonica genome contains:
- a CDS encoding multiheme c-type cytochrome, with amino-acid sequence MKHLTKRKLAFVIAAAMGIAGCGSDGKDGEDGVTPPPPSAETSEITNVDVIHHEIGDGKVTFEFQITNEKDMLIVGLEKANAELAAMTDKGIARSRDDFEGTIVGGSASESTAGASLTVLENGNYEFVAPMPNVTAGTEGIVRLAVGGGDLIAKSRYIVVSKPENVHTTTTETCQSCHVYFHASDVKHSSYTAIDTEGETDLVAGCLVCHNNVVRDDGGYARNSMQKLGHINHNGFEKDFTATNCYTCHAEPVINTSIAGNGCSDCHTTDMSDNMALLAANSDFDAREFHVKSEKIGITERQTIREEHSTTLSAVYMNDLGEYCTDLTLFKGEEVLDIEALYNDGTLSYASTYLHGYHNESLVGRESRNYEESYKGDGTKTFCHAKLDLNTPQIMASARVTFKGGNWIDDDGKYGVSLTSYSPVADLADLNNVTDYDRRHAVTTDSCTTCHNNETNYHKNGSYAEGGLDCVACHNNGQDRSAGNSAPGFGPMVHSMHWGVGSQAGEDGENAAARNLDAANCVSCHADGIELYAIPNQYMLSKAYNGGDSGVMTSPITANCYACHNGEQALNHMEQNGGELNVEAGTNWYTNGTSESCATCHDAGKSMGIDKFHNFER
- a CDS encoding multiheme c-type cytochrome is translated as MKHLTKRRLAFVVAAAMGIAGCADDGKDGADGEDGAPGEPATPPVTEVSTVTNVEYIAHMVEEGQVTVEFNLTDEDGVAITGLENAGIYLAAKTDRGIQRSRDGSVGGSATFGGDNATEGATITEVDSGQYKLVAPMAAVQADTEGLIRLQVGGGDIADSPYIIIDKPEMTHTSTTETCYSCHVDYATSDIRHSHYVAQNIDGEVDFVGGCMVCHNNVPRDVAEDGTSLDTGGYAKATMQQLGHINHQKFEKDFTPTNCYTCHAEPVMNTSIAGNGCSDCHTSDGSGAATVLADDFDAREFHFQSSKIGLEERKEIRANHYTTTSAPYYNPTMDEWIDHKDVAWTSGYCVDIALFDNSGETPVQLNIGEMYEAHEVVYGGAYINNYYNDSIVARVIGHGSEGYIENADGSRSVCYGELTAGYELANLSASSRITIADTNWIDSDNEYGVSFTGYSDVVDPINFEKVQDWGRRHTIDENSCTTCHNNDTNYHKSGSYGDGGLDCVACHNNGQDRKGALSGPGFGPMVHSMHWGVGNELGDKAPEANSAASLNADNCVSCHADGVSLADVPNQYMLSKAYNEGNAGVMTSPITANCFACHNSDSALSHMEQNGGELNVPSTTEWFTEGTSESCATCHDTGKSFGIDKFHNFER
- a CDS encoding multiheme c-type cytochrome, coding for MKHLTKRRLAFVVAAAMGIAGCADDGKDGADGAPGEPGPGPNPPVTESADITHITMISHAIEEGQVRYEFEVTNEDGVLVNGLGKAEAKFAEKTDRGVVLNRDGNVGGYTDSTKEGSSLTAIGDGHYEFIAAMPAVTAASEGIVWLRVGGDSETEIARSQPMVVDKPEMIHTSTTETCYSCHVDYGTSSMKHPSYTAINVEGEVDFVAGCLVCHNNVSRAEENGGYATNTLQKIGHINHQKFEKDFAVTNCYTCHAEPVINTSIAGNGCSDCHSSDSAASGIVMAMNDFDAREFHAKSENVGLAARQDSRSQHSTMLSDIYTPDSGVTYCTDLSLYQGESMLDIETLSADGTLSYTGGYMHGYNNKSIIGRETNSYATSYKGDGTKTMCYAASNFGINAPQIMASSRVTFAHGDDPSYDGVTFTSYSPVFAIADGKVTDYDRRHAVTSDSCSACHNEETNYHKNGGYSEGGYDCVACHNNGQNRMSSRHISLEGSEFASEQERINAGYIFNAAYGGEGWQATSGPGFGPMVHAMHWGASQTIVGSDDSGYLYNSSAELNAINCVSCHAEGIDLYAIPNQYMLAKTLAITEEGNPDTNNMASPITANCYACHDSASALNHMEQNGGEINAKVDEVPVWYEAVPQESCATCHAEGKSFGIDKFHVFER